A genomic region of Capnocytophaga canimorsus contains the following coding sequences:
- a CDS encoding SH3 domain-containing protein, translating to MQKIILLASVLILNSCQFFNKNNNENQEFIDTEIPQAELVWLDFIDPASIEKKFVTNREGTTLFLGADENTRKIDTAPYGTGLEVLEKYEDWYVVQWYVTEEYEEDGKEISRTGWAKAYVKKTDVGNLEDIKLIESDFYALYEESESPISEETVRDMFQIELIDQKTYNEAKKLRVSHLLQDTLAVRKRNGALSLTFEDDSVVILKDNDTDNDEAEVYEYMGQIEALQKYVVYVNYCESIEYVLFDKRNGKRQEFLGFPYLSPEKKQIVVFPIITEGLMSDVTFYEVDENQDIKKSIAIPFKNWMPYSDVYEGLFWATDGYFYMPVNQTAVYWDINGNYNVENCQYIRIKKK from the coding sequence ATGCAAAAAATTATCCTTTTGGCAAGTGTCTTGATTTTGAACAGTTGCCAGTTTTTTAACAAAAATAATAATGAAAATCAAGAATTTATCGATACGGAAATTCCCCAAGCGGAACTCGTTTGGCTTGATTTTATCGACCCAGCCTCAATCGAAAAGAAATTCGTAACCAACCGAGAGGGAACGACCCTCTTTCTGGGTGCTGACGAAAACACGAGGAAAATCGATACAGCACCCTACGGCACAGGCTTGGAAGTGCTTGAAAAATACGAGGATTGGTACGTTGTTCAGTGGTACGTAACCGAAGAATATGAGGAAGACGGCAAGGAAATCAGCCGAACGGGTTGGGCAAAGGCTTATGTCAAGAAAACCGATGTGGGTAATTTGGAAGATATAAAACTTATAGAATCAGACTTTTATGCTTTGTATGAAGAATCAGAAAGTCCTATTTCCGAAGAAACGGTTCGTGATATGTTTCAAATAGAACTCATCGACCAAAAAACATACAACGAAGCTAAAAAACTGCGAGTGAGCCACTTACTTCAAGACACCCTCGCCGTACGCAAACGCAACGGAGCTTTATCACTGACTTTTGAGGATGATTCCGTTGTGATTCTGAAAGATAATGATACAGATAACGACGAAGCCGAAGTTTACGAATATATGGGGCAAATCGAAGCCTTGCAAAAATATGTCGTTTATGTAAATTATTGCGAATCAATTGAATATGTGTTATTTGATAAAAGAAACGGCAAAAGACAAGAATTTTTAGGATTTCCGTATTTATCGCCTGAGAAAAAGCAAATTGTTGTGTTTCCAATCATAACGGAAGGACTAATGTCGGACGTTACATTTTACGAAGTTGATGAAAATCAAGATATTAAAAAGTCTATTGCTATCCCTTTTAAAAATTGGATGCCTTATTCCGATGTGTACGAGGGCTTGTTTTGGGCGACAGACGGATATTTCTATATGCCTGTAAATCAAACCGCTGTGTATTGGGACATCAACGGAAATTACAATGTCGAAAACTGCCAATATATCCGAATTAAAAAGAAATGA
- a CDS encoding SufE family protein — MSIQEIQNEIVAEFSFFDDWMQRYEHMIELGKSLPLIEEQYKTDDYLIKGCQSKVWLFAQMKDGKVIYTADSDAIITKGIVALLVRVFSNQTPEAIVKADTKFIDEIGLKEHLSPTRANGLVSMLEEMKRYALVYQLKES; from the coding sequence ATGTCGATTCAAGAAATTCAAAATGAAATAGTAGCCGAGTTTTCTTTCTTTGATGATTGGATGCAACGCTACGAGCATATGATTGAACTGGGTAAATCTCTGCCTTTGATTGAAGAGCAATATAAAACCGATGATTATTTAATCAAAGGTTGTCAAAGCAAAGTATGGCTTTTTGCTCAGATGAAAGACGGCAAGGTAATTTACACGGCAGATAGTGATGCCATCATCACCAAAGGAATTGTAGCACTTTTGGTTCGTGTGTTTTCCAATCAAACTCCTGAGGCTATTGTGAAAGCGGATACTAAATTTATTGATGAAATTGGGCTCAAAGAACATCTTTCACCTACTCGGGCAAATGGTTTGGTAAGTATGTTGGAAGAAATGAAGCGCTATGCTCTTGTTTATCAACTTAAAGAATCGTAA
- a CDS encoding UvrD-helicase domain-containing protein produces MESYVIYNASAGSGKTYGLVKAYLKIVLNSKNPDTFRSLLAITFTNKAVFEMKNRIIEMLMLFSDEKSLTQPHSMFTELEKELKMAPIELQMRSQRVLTHILHNYAAFSINTIDGFNHRLIRNFAFDLHLSQFFEVQMDAKTILQKSVDNLLARAGEIPEITQLLTQFSKEKIKEDKNWDATKELLAVAEMLTKENHYQALQTIKEKTIADFEALETCLKNKRRQNQQVLKNASQRFLQITEEKGLDESAFLRGSVYKFFRGVFLSPENEPSWDLGWQADIFNEEKPLYPISKAKFLDTDRIEALRPEIVKLFEEVKQAYANINFFNNALNLIVPLALLGQIQNEIEEIKKEDNILPIWEFNGVISKEIISQPAPFIYERIGERYRHYFIDEFQDTSVLQWNNFIPLILNAVQSESINNQRGSVLLVGDAKQSIYRWRGGKAEQFMELYLGEKNPFFVPGIQVNLLENYRSLPEIIRFNNAFFTFVAQKFETPKYRDLYEKNTQNIPKNKQENALQGYLNIQFVSPQENIYDNEDEDAVEFLSEREQTYCKAVLEAIQHANSCGVADKDICILVRKNQQGTVLASFLSSEGKNIISSESLLLDNVASIRFLVALLTMIYKPESQESKFNMLLEFVTLKKTSEIHRFITHYMEVPIETFFKDFHFSTEIFFTYSFYEGIAYAIQCFELAEDSDAYLSHFMNIVFDFKNKRRGGIAEFLQFWEDEKDKLSINTPEGFDAISIMTVHKSKGLSAPVIIYAFADSPIGSPKREAIWYPVNPDEFEGFSNLLVKNTKSLALYHPDSAQVVKSLEEQQLLDDINVLYVALTRPESFLYVITALPTKKSDSYGTLFQEFLAQQGQWHTEKNKYEFGVPVFVTKAKETPQNGVVAFQKGWKTPSYKIATKSAMLWDTSLQNAIEKGNIMHHLLAQLTYANEMDWVIEKSVSHGIIQNEQRQHITNLLKQMINHEKIKPFFSEDYRYFTERDFLGDDGNYFRPDRIALTQDDCAYIIDYKTGKHRVDNELQMAYYAENLQNLGWTIKGLFLVYINTEVEVIELKM; encoded by the coding sequence ATGGAGTCGTATGTGATTTACAATGCTTCTGCTGGTTCGGGGAAAACTTATGGGCTGGTAAAGGCGTATCTCAAAATTGTATTAAATTCAAAAAATCCGGATACCTTTCGTTCGCTTTTGGCAATCACTTTTACCAACAAGGCGGTTTTCGAGATGAAAAATCGGATTATTGAAATGCTAATGCTTTTCTCCGATGAAAAAAGTCTTACCCAACCCCATAGTATGTTCACCGAGCTGGAAAAAGAACTGAAAATGGCTCCTATAGAATTGCAAATGCGTTCGCAACGGGTGCTTACCCATATTTTGCATAATTATGCGGCTTTTAGTATCAATACCATTGACGGATTTAATCATCGGCTCATACGCAACTTTGCTTTCGATTTACATCTGAGTCAATTTTTTGAAGTACAGATGGATGCAAAAACCATTCTTCAAAAATCGGTGGATAATTTGTTGGCTCGGGCAGGAGAAATTCCTGAAATTACCCAATTGCTTACCCAATTTTCTAAGGAAAAGATTAAGGAAGATAAAAATTGGGACGCTACCAAAGAATTACTTGCTGTAGCCGAAATGCTTACCAAAGAAAATCATTATCAGGCACTGCAAACCATTAAAGAGAAAACTATTGCCGATTTTGAGGCTTTAGAGACTTGTCTTAAAAACAAAAGGCGACAAAATCAACAGGTTTTAAAAAATGCTTCCCAACGTTTTTTACAAATTACTGAAGAAAAAGGCTTAGATGAAAGTGCTTTTTTGCGAGGTTCGGTGTACAAGTTTTTCCGAGGCGTGTTTCTTTCTCCAGAAAACGAACCCAGTTGGGACTTGGGTTGGCAGGCCGATATTTTTAATGAAGAAAAACCACTTTATCCTATAAGCAAAGCCAAATTCTTAGATACAGACCGCATAGAGGCGTTACGCCCCGAAATTGTCAAACTTTTCGAAGAGGTAAAACAGGCTTATGCAAATATCAACTTTTTTAATAATGCTCTAAATCTAATCGTTCCTTTGGCGTTGCTTGGTCAAATACAAAATGAAATAGAAGAAATCAAAAAAGAAGACAACATTTTGCCCATTTGGGAGTTTAATGGAGTGATTTCTAAGGAAATTATCTCTCAACCAGCGCCCTTTATTTATGAACGTATTGGTGAGCGATATCGGCATTATTTTATTGACGAATTTCAAGATACTTCGGTGTTGCAATGGAATAATTTTATACCCTTGATTTTGAATGCAGTGCAAAGTGAGTCAATAAATAATCAGCGGGGTTCAGTATTATTGGTGGGCGATGCCAAACAATCCATTTACCGATGGCGAGGTGGAAAGGCAGAGCAATTTATGGAATTGTATTTGGGAGAAAAAAATCCGTTTTTTGTACCTGGTATTCAGGTCAATTTGTTGGAAAATTATCGTAGTTTACCTGAAATCATTCGCTTTAACAACGCTTTTTTCACCTTTGTTGCTCAAAAATTTGAAACGCCAAAATATCGTGATTTATACGAAAAAAATACGCAAAACATTCCTAAAAACAAGCAAGAAAATGCTTTACAAGGCTATCTTAATATTCAGTTTGTGAGTCCGCAAGAGAACATTTACGATAATGAAGACGAAGATGCTGTTGAGTTTCTTTCCGAGCGAGAGCAAACCTATTGCAAAGCAGTTTTGGAAGCGATACAACACGCCAATAGCTGTGGGGTTGCTGATAAGGACATTTGTATTTTGGTGCGAAAAAACCAACAAGGAACAGTTTTGGCTTCTTTTCTTTCCTCAGAAGGGAAAAATATCATTTCATCGGAATCGTTATTGCTTGATAATGTAGCTTCCATTCGGTTTTTGGTTGCTCTTCTAACGATGATTTATAAACCTGAAAGTCAAGAAAGTAAGTTTAATATGCTTCTTGAGTTTGTAACTTTAAAGAAAACCTCTGAAATACATCGGTTTATCACACATTATATGGAAGTGCCGATAGAAACATTTTTTAAGGATTTTCATTTTTCCACCGAGATTTTTTTTACTTATTCTTTTTACGAAGGCATCGCTTATGCTATACAATGTTTCGAGTTGGCTGAAGATTCCGATGCCTATCTGTCTCATTTTATGAATATTGTTTTTGACTTTAAAAACAAACGTAGAGGAGGAATTGCTGAATTTTTACAATTTTGGGAAGATGAAAAAGACAAATTGAGTATCAATACCCCCGAAGGCTTTGATGCAATCAGTATAATGACGGTACACAAGAGCAAGGGGCTTTCGGCTCCCGTTATTATTTATGCCTTTGCTGATTCTCCGATAGGAAGTCCGAAAAGAGAGGCAATTTGGTATCCAGTAAACCCTGATGAATTTGAAGGTTTTTCAAATCTTTTGGTCAAAAATACTAAAAGTCTTGCCCTTTATCATCCTGATTCGGCACAAGTAGTTAAATCGCTTGAAGAACAGCAATTGCTTGATGATATCAATGTGCTTTATGTAGCATTGACTCGTCCTGAATCGTTTTTGTATGTTATTACGGCATTACCTACCAAAAAATCAGATTCTTACGGAACACTTTTTCAAGAATTTTTAGCCCAACAAGGGCAATGGCATACGGAAAAAAATAAGTATGAATTTGGCGTTCCTGTTTTTGTTACTAAGGCAAAAGAAACACCACAAAATGGGGTGGTCGCTTTTCAAAAAGGCTGGAAAACCCCGAGCTACAAAATAGCTACAAAATCGGCAATGCTTTGGGATACTTCCTTGCAAAACGCCATTGAAAAAGGCAATATTATGCACCACTTATTGGCACAGCTTACCTATGCTAATGAAATGGATTGGGTTATTGAAAAATCAGTCAGTCACGGAATTATACAAAATGAGCAACGACAACACATTACCAATTTGTTGAAACAAATGATAAATCACGAAAAAATAAAACCTTTTTTTAGTGAAGATTATCGTTATTTTACCGAAAGAGATTTTTTAGGTGATGATGGTAATTATTTTCGTCCTGACCGCATTGCCTTAACACAAGATGATTGTGCTTATATTATTGATTATAAAACAGGTAAGCATCGCGTTGATAATGAGCTTCAAATGGCTTACTACGCTGAAAATCTGCAAAATTTAGGTTGGACGATAAAAGGGTTATTTTTGGTTTATATCAACACTGAAGTAGAAGTTATTGAATTAAAAATGTAA
- a CDS encoding GNAT family N-acetyltransferase, which produces MTLQWQNISDTEDLYFSQIWQIYQEAFPITEKRNLQQQKRILKNQNYNLSAIFSSGTIAGLIGWWDFPSLRFIEHIAIDEKFRGGGLGSQFLNEFIEQNNKPILLEVEKPEDEISVRRIEFYKRLGFHLNIVDYLQPPYQKEQEPLPLFVMTYPKASSQQQIDVFVENHHQEIYFD; this is translated from the coding sequence ATGACTTTACAATGGCAAAACATTTCCGATACAGAGGATTTATACTTTTCGCAAATTTGGCAAATTTATCAAGAAGCCTTTCCCATAACGGAAAAAAGAAACTTACAACAACAAAAACGAATCCTTAAAAATCAAAACTATAATTTATCTGCCATTTTTTCAAGTGGAACTATTGCTGGGCTTATCGGATGGTGGGATTTTCCAAGTCTTCGATTCATTGAACACATCGCCATTGATGAAAAATTCAGAGGTGGTGGTTTAGGTAGCCAATTTTTGAATGAATTTATTGAGCAAAATAACAAACCCATTCTTCTGGAAGTTGAAAAACCAGAAGACGAAATATCGGTCAGAAGAATCGAATTTTATAAACGGTTAGGATTTCACCTTAATATTGTAGATTACTTGCAACCTCCTTATCAGAAAGAGCAAGAGCCTCTCCCTTTATTTGTAATGACCTACCCAAAGGCTTCATCGCAGCAACAAATTGATGTATTTGTGGAAAATCATCATCAGGAAATATATTTTGATTAG
- a CDS encoding YraN family protein produces the protein MATHNDFGKQAEQDAVNHLIELGHTIRERNYTFAHAEIDIISQKDHILHIVEVKARTSTAYGTPESFVSKQKMERLVKAANHYVEKNNLEVEVQFDIISIVKNTYVFQIDYIEDAFYPF, from the coding sequence ATGGCAACACATAACGATTTTGGAAAACAAGCCGAACAAGATGCCGTAAATCATCTAATCGAATTAGGGCATACCATTCGTGAACGTAATTACACTTTCGCACACGCTGAAATAGATATTATTTCGCAGAAAGACCATATCTTGCATATCGTTGAGGTTAAAGCACGTACCTCAACAGCTTATGGAACTCCTGAATCATTCGTTAGTAAACAAAAAATGGAACGATTGGTTAAGGCAGCAAATCACTATGTTGAAAAAAATAACTTGGAAGTTGAGGTTCAGTTCGATATCATTTCGATTGTGAAAAATACCTATGTTTTCCAAATTGATTATATCGAAGATGCCTTTTATCCGTTTTAG
- a CDS encoding iron-sulfur cluster assembly protein, with protein sequence MSEHTINTEDLGEKIVEVLKTIYDPEIPVDIYELGLIYDVFVNENHDVKILMTLTTPNCPVAEVLPMEIQEKVKSIDEIKEVEVEITFDPPWHQDMMSEVAKLELGYL encoded by the coding sequence ATGAGTGAACATACTATAAATACAGAAGATTTAGGCGAAAAAATCGTAGAGGTACTTAAAACCATATACGACCCCGAAATTCCGGTGGATATTTATGAATTAGGGCTTATCTATGATGTTTTTGTTAATGAAAATCACGATGTTAAAATATTGATGACTTTAACCACACCCAACTGCCCCGTGGCAGAGGTACTACCTATGGAGATTCAAGAAAAGGTTAAAAGTATAGATGAAATTAAAGAAGTTGAGGTAGAAATTACCTTCGATCCGCCTTGGCATCAGGATATGATGAGCGAGGTGGCAAAGCTGGAGTTAGGGTATCTGTAA
- a CDS encoding SusC/RagA family TonB-linked outer membrane protein gives MGKQLLTLLMLLWGSLALAQQRTVSGKVTDQSGNPLPNVNILVKGTAHGTATDFEGLYTLNNVNLGDIIEYSYIGFVTQTRKISDNRQKITLNVVLIEDTQELEDVVVVGYGTQKKTDVTGAVASVDYKQLATQPINTVNDALKGRIAGVHVFSNSGAPGGSISVRVRGVGTVNNADPLYVVDGVPTSDINFLNPNDIASIEVLKDASSSAIYGSRGANGVVLVTTKGGKFNMPSKINIDTYAGVKNLINNWQLTNGAEWYDIQKALNETRTKPINLSLVSRDVSTDWLKEISRTAFVSDRNVSFSGGTDKLVYMVAGGFYKEEGTIIGTDYQRITARLKSDYKVKDYLKVGVNINIQSSDTHNSILEGNPTVGTINTAIKLEPNFPVWIDQSKGKYDYSKFTDFPNPVAQIAYNNDRSEKLRMLANVYAEFELLKDLKFKSSYGWNRTSTDNYSFTPVYEVNVNQRNLENSIYRYNGRNVYQTWENTFNYTKEIGKHNISALYGFTKEKSRYEWVSGSKNNIPNEDKALWFLDAATSGDAAKGSASEFTLMSYLGRINYSFDNKYLITASYRADGSSRFSKGNRWGYFPSVALGWRISEENFLKNTEWLSSLKLRAGWGQIGNQNIGTYPYQTTINGDAQYRYLFGVQEDIWQGYVVTAMRDKNIKWETVESVNVGFDASFFNGKLDLTFDWFNKDTKDMLLSVPIPLYYGYENGPVVNVGKANNKGIELSLNWKNKVSNDFDYNIGFNISTYQNKMTSIGNGNPITGGVYKNGSATRTEEGESIGFFYGYKTAGLFQSQAEIDNWAIQQGKDNSALQPGDLKFVDVTGDGTVDDKDRTKIGSPDPDFIYGINLGINYKGWELNAFVQGSQGNEIFNAMKTHLYQFDETNKHKDMVHSWTPTNTDTQMPRLTAKDKNNTNRASDRFVEDGSYVRLKNVTLAYNLPSHWMEKVKMSQMKLYVSAQNLLTFTKYSGADPEIGQVSSSNYLSRGVDLGIYPQARTFVMGLKMQF, from the coding sequence ATGGGCAAACAATTGTTGACACTATTGATGTTGCTGTGGGGTTCATTAGCCTTAGCACAGCAAAGGACGGTTTCCGGAAAGGTTACCGACCAAAGTGGTAACCCATTACCCAATGTAAATATTCTGGTAAAGGGTACTGCTCACGGAACGGCTACAGATTTTGAAGGTCTGTACACGCTCAATAACGTTAATTTGGGCGATATTATTGAATATAGCTACATTGGCTTTGTTACCCAAACCCGAAAAATTTCTGATAATCGGCAAAAAATCACCCTAAATGTAGTGTTAATTGAAGACACTCAAGAGCTTGAAGACGTGGTGGTAGTAGGGTACGGAACGCAAAAGAAAACCGATGTAACTGGAGCTGTGGCATCAGTCGATTACAAACAATTAGCTACTCAACCCATAAACACAGTTAACGATGCCCTAAAGGGACGAATTGCTGGAGTACACGTTTTTTCAAATAGTGGTGCGCCAGGAGGCTCCATTTCAGTTCGTGTGCGTGGTGTGGGTACTGTAAACAACGCTGACCCACTATATGTGGTTGACGGAGTGCCCACTTCGGATATTAACTTCCTCAATCCTAATGATATTGCTTCTATTGAAGTACTCAAAGATGCTTCATCTTCCGCTATTTACGGATCAAGAGGTGCTAACGGAGTCGTTTTAGTAACTACCAAAGGAGGTAAGTTTAATATGCCTTCCAAAATAAATATTGACACCTATGCCGGAGTGAAAAACCTTATCAATAATTGGCAACTGACCAATGGTGCAGAATGGTACGATATTCAAAAAGCACTTAACGAAACCCGCACCAAACCCATAAATCTGTCGTTAGTAAGCCGAGATGTTTCTACCGACTGGCTCAAAGAAATTTCAAGAACCGCTTTCGTTAGCGATAGGAATGTGAGTTTTTCAGGGGGAACTGACAAATTGGTGTATATGGTAGCTGGTGGTTTTTATAAGGAAGAAGGAACCATAATAGGAACAGATTATCAGAGAATTACTGCCCGATTAAAATCAGATTATAAAGTAAAAGACTATCTGAAAGTAGGCGTAAACATAAATATTCAAAGTAGCGATACACACAATTCAATACTCGAAGGAAATCCTACCGTAGGAACCATCAATACAGCTATTAAACTAGAACCCAATTTTCCCGTTTGGATAGACCAAAGTAAAGGCAAATATGACTATTCCAAATTCACTGATTTTCCCAATCCGGTAGCTCAAATTGCTTACAATAATGACCGCTCGGAAAAACTGCGAATGCTTGCCAATGTTTATGCCGAATTTGAACTGCTAAAAGACCTCAAGTTTAAAAGTAGCTACGGATGGAACAGAACCAGTACCGATAACTATTCATTTACACCAGTTTACGAGGTAAATGTCAATCAACGAAATCTAGAAAATAGCATTTATCGCTACAACGGAAGGAATGTTTACCAAACTTGGGAAAATACTTTCAACTACACCAAAGAAATCGGGAAACACAATATTAGTGCGCTTTATGGATTTACCAAAGAAAAAAGCCGTTACGAATGGGTATCTGGAAGCAAAAATAACATCCCTAATGAAGATAAGGCCTTGTGGTTTTTAGATGCGGCAACCAGTGGCGATGCCGCAAAGGGTTCGGCTTCGGAGTTTACTTTGATGTCTTATTTAGGAAGAATCAATTACTCATTTGATAATAAATACCTAATAACAGCCTCATATCGGGCTGACGGTTCGTCACGCTTTTCAAAAGGAAATCGCTGGGGATACTTCCCTTCCGTAGCTTTGGGTTGGCGTATCAGCGAAGAAAACTTCCTTAAAAATACAGAATGGCTTTCTTCATTAAAATTAAGAGCAGGTTGGGGGCAAATTGGAAATCAAAACATAGGTACTTATCCGTATCAAACCACAATAAACGGTGATGCACAATATCGATATCTGTTTGGGGTACAAGAAGATATTTGGCAAGGATACGTAGTTACAGCAATGCGTGACAAAAACATCAAATGGGAAACGGTAGAATCGGTAAACGTAGGATTTGATGCCTCATTCTTTAACGGAAAACTAGATTTGACCTTTGATTGGTTCAACAAAGACACCAAAGATATGCTACTTTCAGTGCCTATCCCTCTGTATTATGGTTATGAAAACGGACCTGTGGTTAACGTAGGGAAAGCTAACAACAAAGGTATAGAACTCAGCCTAAACTGGAAAAACAAGGTTTCAAACGATTTTGATTACAATATAGGGTTTAATATCTCTACCTACCAAAATAAAATGACCAGTATAGGAAACGGAAACCCTATAACAGGAGGAGTTTACAAAAATGGTTCGGCTACTCGTACCGAAGAAGGCGAATCCATAGGTTTCTTTTACGGGTATAAAACTGCAGGGCTTTTCCAATCACAAGCCGAAATCGACAATTGGGCAATACAACAAGGTAAAGATAATTCAGCATTACAACCTGGCGACTTAAAGTTTGTAGATGTTACCGGTGACGGAACAGTTGACGATAAAGATCGTACCAAAATAGGGAGCCCCGACCCCGATTTTATTTACGGAATTAATTTGGGTATCAACTACAAAGGTTGGGAACTGAATGCTTTCGTACAAGGTTCGCAAGGCAATGAAATTTTCAATGCTATGAAAACCCACTTGTATCAGTTTGACGAAACCAACAAACACAAAGATATGGTGCATTCTTGGACGCCCACCAACACCGATACTCAAATGCCTCGCTTAACAGCAAAAGACAAAAATAATACCAACAGAGCTTCTGATAGATTTGTTGAAGATGGCTCATACGTTCGTTTGAAAAACGTAACCTTAGCTTATAATCTGCCTTCACATTGGATGGAAAAGGTAAAAATGAGTCAAATGAAATTGTACGTATCAGCTCAAAACCTACTGACCTTTACTAAGTATTCAGGTGCTGACCCTGAAATTGGTCAAGTTTCTTCAAGTAATTATTTGAGCAGAGGCGTTGATTTAGGAATATACCCACAAGCAAGAACCTTTGTAATGGGATTGAAAATGCAATTTTAA
- a CDS encoding SH3 domain-containing protein has translation MRKIILLASILILNGCQFFNKNNNENEEVTDDELVWIDFVNISSFEQKFVTNRKGINLFTRANETAKIIDTVPYGEILEIIYKDEDWYAVRWRIINEEEGQDGWVQAYVKKTDLGEMEDIKLIESDLYVLDDNIEVHMSEETVRDLFQIELIDQKTYNEAQKQRVNYLVEDTPLSVQKRDGVISLTFEDHLVTTLMDDDTDGDDFLIYTYTGHIEALQKHVVFVSSFSTEGYILFDKRNGKRKEFSGFPYLSPDKKQMVSLSPLIHELISNIEFFEVDENKEIRGTYTLWFKNWKPYFYMDEGLFWATDGYFYMPVNHKAVYWDYKSGDYNTESCQYIRIKKK, from the coding sequence ATGCGAAAAATTATCCTCTTGGCAAGTATCTTGATTTTGAACGGTTGCCAGTTTTTTAACAAGAATAATAATGAAAATGAAGAAGTTACCGATGACGAACTCGTTTGGATTGATTTTGTTAATATATCCTCATTTGAGCAGAAATTCGTAACCAACCGAAAGGGAATAAATCTTTTTACGAGAGCCAACGAAACGGCAAAGATAATTGATACTGTACCCTATGGCGAAATTCTGGAAATCATTTATAAAGATGAAGATTGGTATGCTGTCCGATGGCGTATAATCAATGAGGAAGAAGGGCAAGATGGCTGGGTACAGGCTTATGTCAAGAAAACCGATTTGGGCGAAATGGAAGATATAAAGCTAATAGAGTCAGATCTTTATGTTTTAGACGATAATATAGAAGTGCATATGTCCGAAGAAACGGTTCGTGATTTGTTTCAGATAGAACTCATCGACCAAAAAACATACAACGAAGCTCAAAAGCAACGTGTGAACTACTTGGTTGAAGATACTCCCCTCTCCGTACAAAAAAGAGACGGAGTTATATCACTGACTTTTGAGGATCATTTGGTTACAACACTTATGGATGACGATACAGATGGCGACGATTTCCTAATTTACACGTATACAGGACATATTGAGGCCTTGCAAAAACACGTGGTTTTTGTATCTTCCTTTTCAACAGAAGGATATATTTTGTTTGATAAAAGAAACGGCAAAAGGAAGGAATTTTCAGGATTTCCGTACCTGTCACCTGATAAAAAGCAAATGGTTTCACTTTCTCCTCTAATACACGAGTTAATATCAAATATTGAATTTTTTGAAGTTGATGAAAATAAAGAAATTAGGGGGACATATACGTTATGGTTCAAAAACTGGAAACCCTATTTTTATATGGACGAGGGCTTATTTTGGGCGACAGACGGATATTTCTATATGCCTGTAAATCACAAGGCTGTGTATTGGGACTATAAAAGCGGAGATTACAATACCGAAAGTTGCCAATATATCCGAATTAAAAAGAAGTAA